The following coding sequences lie in one Peromyscus maniculatus bairdii isolate BWxNUB_F1_BW_parent chromosome 3, HU_Pman_BW_mat_3.1, whole genome shotgun sequence genomic window:
- the LOC143272385 gene encoding eukaryotic translation initiation factor 2 subunit 3, X-linked, which translates to MAGGEVGVTLGQPHLSRQDLATLDVTKLTPLSHEVISRQATINIGTIGHVAHGKSTVVKAISGVHTVRFKNELERNITIKLGYANAKIYKLDDPSCPRPECYRSCGSSTPDEFPTDIPGTKGNFKLVRHVSFVDCPGHDILMATMLNGAAVMDAALLLIAGNESCPQPQTSEHLAAIEIMKLKHILILQNKIDLVKESQAKEQYEQILAFVQGTVAEGAPIIPISAQLKYNIEVVCEYIVKKIPVPPRDFTSEPRLIVIRSFDVNKPGCEVDDLKGGVAGGSILKGVLKVGQEIEVRPGIVSKDSEGKLMCKPIFSKIVSLFAEHNDLQYAAPGGLIGVGTKIDPTLCRADRMVGQVLGAVGALPEIFTELEISYFLLRRLLGVRTEGDKKAAKVQKLSKNEVLMVNIGSLSTGGRVSAVKADLGKIVLTNPVCTEVGEKIALSRRVEKHWRLIGWGQIRRGVTIKPTVDDD; encoded by the coding sequence ATGGCTGGGGGTGAGGTTGGAGTGACTCTCGGGCAGCCACATCTTTCCCGACAGGATCTCGCCACATTGGATGTCACCAAGTTGACACCACTTTCACATGAAGTTATCAGCAGACAAGCTACAATTAATATTGGTACAATTGGTCATGTAGCTCATGGGAAGTCCACTGTGGTAAAGGCTATTTCTGGAGTTCACACCGTCAGATTCAAAAATGAACTAGAAAGAAATATTACCATCAAGCTTGGATATGCTAATGCTAAGATTTATAAACTTGATGACCCAAGTTGTCCTAGACCAGAATGTTACAGGTCATGTGGAAGTAGTACACCAGATGAGTTTCCTACAGACATTCCAGGGACCAAAGGGAACTTCAAACTAGTCAGGCATGTTTCCTTTGTTGACTGCCCTGGCCATGATATTTTGATGGCTACGATGCTGAACGGCGCGGCAGTGATGGACGCAGCTCTTCTGTTGATAGCTGGTAATGAATCATGTCCTCAGCCTCAGACTTCTGAACACCTGGCTGCCATAGAAATCATGAAACTCAAGCATATTTTgatcttacaaaataaaattgatcTGGTAAAAGAAAGTCAGGCTAAGGAACAATATGAGCAGATTCTTGCATTTGTACAAGGAACAGTAGCAGAAGGAGCACCAATTATTCCAATTTCTGCTCAGCTGAAATATAATATTGAAGTTGTCTGTGAGTACATAGTGAAGAAAATACCAGTGCCCCCAAGAGACTTTACTTCAGAACCCCGTCTCATTGTTATCAGGTCATTTGATGTCAACAAACCTGGCTGTGAAGTTGATGACCTTAAGGGAGGTGTAGCTGGTGGTAGTATTCTAAAAGGAGTGTTGAAGGTAGGCCAGGAGATAGAAGTGAGACCTGGTATTGTTTCCAAAGATAGTGAAGGAAAACTCATGTGTAAACCAATCTTTTCCAAAATTGTATCACTTTTTGCGGAACATAATGATCTTCAGTATGCTGCCCCAGGTGGCCTCATTGGAGTTGGCACAAAGATTGACCCCACTTTGTGCAGAGCTGACAGAATGGTGGGACAAGTGCTTGGTGCAGTTGGAGCTTTGCCTGAAATATTCACAGAACTGGAAATTTCCTATTTCCTGCTTAGACGTCTTCTGGGCGTCCGAACTGAAGGAGACAAGAAAGCAGCAAAGGTCCAAAAGCTGTCTAAGAATGAAGTGCTTATGGTCAACATAGGATCCCTGTCAACAGGAGGAAGAGTTAGTGCCGTCAAGGCTGATTTGGGCAAGATTGTTTTGACTAATCCTGTGTGCACAGAAGTAGGAGAAAAAATTGCCCTTAGCCGAAGAGTTGAGAAACATTGGCGTTTAATTGGTTGGGGTCAGATAAGAAGAGGAGTGACCATTAAGCCAACTGTAGATGATGACTGA